The Synergistaceae bacterium sequence GGCCGCGTCAGGGACTACCACCTTGACCCTGTCGTGGTCGCCGCGGCTCTCGTGCCAGGCCTTGATCATCATCAGCCCGGTCTGTTCCCCGTGGGCGCCGGCCGCGGGCTGAAGGGTGAACGTGTCCATGCCTGTTATCTCGGAAAGCATCACGCCGAGATCGTACATCAGCTGCAGCGCCCCCTGGACGGTCTCGATCGGCTGCAGCGGGTGTATGCGCGTGAAGCCGGTCATACGCGCAGCCAGCTCGTTCACCTTGGGGTTGTATTTCATAGTGCATGATCCGAGGGGGTAGAAGCCCTCGTCCACCGAGTAGTTCATCCTGGAGAGGCCGGTGAAGTGGCGCACCACGTCGATCTCGGCCATCTCGGGAAGCCTCGGGGCCTCCGACCGCGCGCGCCCCTTGAGAGCGGAGGCGCAGTCTACCTCGGGCACGTCGAGCTTCGGTAGGGCGTAACCCACTCTGCCGGGTCTGCTCGTCTCGAAAAGGGTCTCCATAGTCCGCTTCATTCCTCGTCACCTCCCGCCACCGATACCATGTAGTCGATCTCGTCGCTGGTGCGGCTCTCGGTCACCGCGAGCAACCAGGCGTTTTTCAGCTCCGGGTGGAGCTCGCCAAGGTCCAATCCTCCGACGACGCCGGCGTCCAGCAACCTCTCGTTGAGGGTCGCAGGCGGCTCGTCGCAGATCAGCACCGTCTCACGAAACACGGGAGCGTCCGGGAAGGCCCGGCGGAACTTGCCGGTCTTCTCCAGCTGATCGACCGCATAGGCGGTCTTGGCGATTATCTGCTCTCCGGCCTCGCGCAGGCCCTTCGGCCCCATCAGAGACAGGTAGACGGAGGCCGCGACTATGCAGAGGTTCTGGTTGGAACAGATGTTGGAGGTCGCCTTCTCCCTGCGGATGTGCTGCTCGCGCGCCTGCAGGGTGAGCACGAAGGTGCGCCTGCCCTGGCTGTCCGTGGTCTGGCCGCAGATTCTGCCCGGCATGCGCCGCATCAGGGGCTTGTTGACGGCGAAGAAGCCGAACGCGGGCCCCCCGAAGTTCATCGGGTTGCCGACCGTCTGGCCGTCCCCTACGACTATGTCCGCGCCGAGCTTGCCCGGGGCCTCTATCGTGCCGAGGGCGAGCAGGTCGGTACAGGCTATCAGCAGGCCGCCCGCCTTGTGAAGAGAGTCGGCCAGCGGCTTTATGTCCTCCAGGACGCCGAAGAAGTTGGGCGTCTGCACCACCAGGGCAGCGACATCTCCGGCCGCGAGCGATTTCTCCAGCTCCGCTGCGTCGATCGCGCCCTTTTTGTGAGCCAGCTCGACATACTCCAGCTTCCTGCTCCAGCAGTATGTGCGCAATGTCTCCCTCGTCTGGGGATGAACGTTGTCGCCGCACAGCACCTTGCGCTTCTTCGTCGCGACGGATGCCACCACCGCGGCCTCGGCGGCCGCAGTTGCCCCGTCGTACATGGACGCGTTGGCTATCTCCATCCCGGTCAGCTCACAGACCATGGTCTGGTACTGGAAGATGGCCTGCAGGGTTCCCTGCGCCACCTCCGGCTGATAGGGGGTATAGCTGGTGGTGAACTCCCCTCGCGAGATCAGGCTGTCCACCGCGGAGGGGATGAAATGGTCATACACGCCCGCACCCAGGAAGCAGATAGCGTCGTCCATCGTCAGGTTCCAGGCGGCGAGGCTACGCAGATCGTTGATTATCTCCATCTCTGACATGGGACCCGGCAGGTCGGAGGGGGTCTTCTGGCGGACCTGCGACGGAATGCCCGAGAAGAGCTCTTCGACGCTCGCGGCGCCGATGGTCTGAAGCATCCGGCGCCTGTCGTCGTCCGTCGTCGGTATGTAGCGATTCATGTCCTTTCTCCCTTCTAAGATCCTTCCGCTTCCAGCTCCTCGAGCAGTTTAGCGTAGGCCGCCGCGTCCAGCAGCTTGTCCGCTTCGGACGGGTCGGCAACCTCAAGCTTGGCCAGCCAGTTGGCGTAGGCGTCCTGGTTGACGAGCTCCGGTGCTCCGTCAAGCTCCTCGTTGACCTCGGCCACCTTGCCGGACACGGGGCTGAAGACGTCGTTGGCGCCCTTGACCGATTCGATGACTATGAAGTCGTCCCCGGCCGCCACCTCGTCGCCGACCTCGGGCAGCTCGACGTAGACCACGTCGCCCATCGCGTTCTGGGCGTAGTCAGTGACTCCGACCGTTCCTATGTTGCCCTCGATCTTGATCCACTCGTGATCCTTGGTATAGCGAAGATCCTCCGGTATTTTCGACATTACTCATCGACCTCCCTGGTTATCGTTTTTTACGGGCCGAGGCCCTATTTTCCCCTGGCATAGTAGGGGCGCTTGATGACGACGGCCTTTTTGAGCTTGCCGCGAATGTCTATCCACAGGTTTTCTCCCTCGGCCGGCGCCGGCATCTCGACATAGCAGGACGCGATGTTGGCGTCAAGCGACGGGGCGTAGCCTCCGGACGTAACGTGGCCTATTACGCGGCCGGACTCGTCGGCGACCGGCATGTCCTGCCTGGGCACTCCCTTGTCCAGGAGCCTCGTAGGCACTACTCGGTGCTTGAGGCCCTCGTCCTTCTGACGCTTGAGCGAGTCGCGCCCTATGAAGCCGCCCGGTTTGTCCAGCTTGACGAAGAAGCCGTACCCGGCCTCCAGCGGGCCGATCTTGTCGGTGAACTCGTGACCATACAGGGGCAGACCTGCCTCGAATCGCAGACTGTCGCGAGCCCCCAGTCCGATGGGGATCAGCCCGTGCCCCTCGCCGGCCTTCATCACGACGTCCCAGATATCGGCACCCTTGTCCCAGTCGACGTAGATCTCGAATCCGTCCTCGCCCGTGTAGCCGGTCCTGCTGACTATCGCGGGAATTCCGCCGACCGACACTCCGTCGATGAAGTAAAAGAGCTTCAGCGACGCCGGGTCGAAATCGGCGATCTTCGCCATGATGGCCTCCGCCTCCGGGCCCTGCAGCGCGACCTCGGCGGTGCGGGGCGAGATGTCCTCCATGGAGACGCCGTCCGCGGGCAGGTGCGACTTGAGCCACTCCAGGTCCTTCGCGGTGTTGGCCGCGTTCACCACCAGCAGGTGCTTCGTCCGGGAGTAGCGGTAGACAAGCAGATCGTC is a genomic window containing:
- the gcvH gene encoding glycine cleavage system protein GcvH, with amino-acid sequence MSKIPEDLRYTKDHEWIKIEGNIGTVGVTDYAQNAMGDVVYVELPEVGDEVAAGDDFIVIESVKGANDVFSPVSGKVAEVNEELDGAPELVNQDAYANWLAKLEVADPSEADKLLDAAAYAKLLEELEAEGS
- the gcvT gene encoding glycine cleavage system aminomethyltransferase GcvT, with protein sequence MKRTPMYERHVAAGGRMVDYGGWELPVQYESAGIKTEHLNVRSKAGLFDVSHMGEVIVEGPRAEEWLSSLLSNDVAAMNDNQIQYNIMCNESGGVVDDLLVYRYSRTKHLLVVNAANTAKDLEWLKSHLPADGVSMEDISPRTAEVALQGPEAEAIMAKIADFDPASLKLFYFIDGVSVGGIPAIVSRTGYTGEDGFEIYVDWDKGADIWDVVMKAGEGHGLIPIGLGARDSLRFEAGLPLYGHEFTDKIGPLEAGYGFFVKLDKPGGFIGRDSLKRQKDEGLKHRVVPTRLLDKGVPRQDMPVADESGRVIGHVTSGGYAPSLDANIASCYVEMPAPAEGENLWIDIRGKLKKAVVIKRPYYARGK
- a CDS encoding aminomethyl-transferring glycine dehydrogenase subunit GcvPA produces the protein MNRYIPTTDDDRRRMLQTIGAASVEELFSGIPSQVRQKTPSDLPGPMSEMEIINDLRSLAAWNLTMDDAICFLGAGVYDHFIPSAVDSLISRGEFTTSYTPYQPEVAQGTLQAIFQYQTMVCELTGMEIANASMYDGATAAAEAAVVASVATKKRKVLCGDNVHPQTRETLRTYCWSRKLEYVELAHKKGAIDAAELEKSLAAGDVAALVVQTPNFFGVLEDIKPLADSLHKAGGLLIACTDLLALGTIEAPGKLGADIVVGDGQTVGNPMNFGGPAFGFFAVNKPLMRRMPGRICGQTTDSQGRRTFVLTLQAREQHIRREKATSNICSNQNLCIVAASVYLSLMGPKGLREAGEQIIAKTAYAVDQLEKTGKFRRAFPDAPVFRETVLICDEPPATLNERLLDAGVVGGLDLGELHPELKNAWLLAVTESRTSDEIDYMVSVAGGDEE